Below is a genomic region from Brassica oleracea var. oleracea cultivar TO1000 chromosome C9, BOL, whole genome shotgun sequence.
CTCATTACGACTATAGAGTATAGTCCTTAGACCTGAGTTCGTCATGATTCTTTATTTGTGGATTAGTACACTTTGACCTTGTCAAACGTCAGCCATAACTGGTCATTGTAAAGGCATTGATTAGGTGTTCTATGAAGTTTGTAAGGAACATGGATGGAACAAGATGGGATTTGTCCCTCCTATATAACAGGAGATAAATATCTCAGAGCCTATCGAAGATTTGATACTGAGAAATGCATGGCCATGCTCAAACGAGGTGAATGTCAGTCGTTTATTTGATCAGTATAAATCAGAATTCGATAAACGTGATCTAGCTTAATAAGGATGACACTAGCTCTTGCCTTATTCTAAGATCGAGATATAGAGACAAAGGGATTATGAGAATAAATGATTATAGTACAAGTGGGAGATTGTTGGGAATATCCTAAAATCATTTGTACTTACTTTTTATAAAGTCGTAACTTCGAAGTTCGACAATCGTATAATATTAGGTGTTATAATGTTTTGCTAGAAACCGTTTATAATTTATGAATTGATAATTCATTACTAATATTATATGATCCTACAGGGTCACACACCTAAACAAACTTTATCAATATAATTTAGGGTTTGGGAATATATGATATATATATTTGTTGTATGAGATATAACATATTATATGCAATATATGCATATAATTAAAGTTAGTGAATAACTTAATATGCATGTGTGACGTGAAGAGAATAGTTGTATTCTCCTTCATATTGGGCTTAGCCTATAGGCATATGTGTGTTAGGTTCGGTTAGGTTAAGTCCATGTTATATAAGAATATAATAATGAGACTAATCGATGATGAAACTGATGACGGCGAGAAAAACGTGGCCGACTATAAAACCCTGAGAGACAAAAAAGTTTGTCAAGTATTTGAGATTTGATCTCGACGGCACTAGCATCCCGTATCGATTTAGTTTGTGTGCGTGTGGATACCGGTAGAGGAACTATGTTTGGAGTACTAGAAATTTCGATTTGGCTTATTCATCCTTTCGCTGCAGAATAACCAGGTATATTCGAAACTTTAAATCTAAGTTTATTTCAATATTGACATGAGATTCTAGGCATATAAATTCATAGGTTAATTTATAAATAATTATAAACCGGTATGAATTTCAACGGACTGTTACCCCATGGACATCGTCTATGCGCTCAAGAGTCAAGAGACAAGGCAGGACCCTCTACGGATTCGGCGGTTAAGAACTTTTCGGATTCACGTTTTCTTTTAGCGCGTTTGCGTTTTAATTCTGTTTGGGTACGGCTTTTGTGTGTTGCGGTAGCGTTTCGTTACATGTAATTACGCCTTTTATCGATTCAATGTCAGCGTAAACCACAGTTAAATGCATTAAACCGAAACGAACCGGTTGATTAATTAAATCACAGTCTAATCGTTAATCAATGTACAGAAGCAAAGATTCTTATCGTCCTTCAGATTTCACGAGCTGGGAGAAGACTTTACTCATGGAAACACCTGAAAGATCATCACCACACGACTCCTCTTCTTCTTCTCCAAACCGTCCCTCTATTGCAACACTAACACTCGTGTCTCCATGGTTATTATAATCATTAAACCGTAACGGTAACTCACCGATCATGTTGGTACTGTTATCATCTTCTTGATCACAATCAACACCAGCTTCTTGTAACTGCAAAGCATACTCAAGATTCCACAACACATCTCCCATCGACGGCCTATCAACTCCATAATCAGCTAAACACTTCTCCCCCGTCTCACCAAACTTCCTTAGCGAATCAGGTACGATCTCACCGCGCAGCGACTGATCAATAACCTGCTCAAGCTGTCCTTTCTTCTGCCACTTCATCGCCCACTCAGCTAAGTTCACCATCTCTCTAGGAAGCGTCGGGTCTATAACGGGCCTCGCGCAGAGAACCTCGAACATAACGACACCGAACGAGTAAACATCTGACTTCTCAGTGAGCTGCTGTCTTCTAAAGTACTCAGGGTCGAGATAACCGAAGCTTCCTTTGACAGCCGTACTCACATGAGTCTGGTCTATCTCTGGTCCGGTCTTCGACAGTCCAAAGTCCGCAACTTTCGCCATGAGATTCTCGTCGAGCAATATGTTCGCAGACTTCACATCTCTGTGGATCACTGATTTAGAGTCACCGGTGTGGAGATAATGCAACCCTCTAGCTGATCCAATACATATCTCGAGACGTTGCTTCCAACTCAAGGTAGGTAAACCAGAGCCGTAGAGATGACTCTTCAACGTTCCGTTTTTCATGTGCTCGTAAACAAGAATCATCTCCCTGTTCTCGTCGCAGTAACCGATCAAAGACACCAAGTGTCGATGTCGGAACTGAGACAACATCTCGATCTCCGTCTTGAACTCCGCAAAGCCTTGCTGAGACTTGGGGTTGCCTCTTTTAACAGCTACTTGCGTGCCGTCTTGAAGCACTCCTTTGTACACTCTACCAAAACCTCCCACTCCAATAGCACGGTTCTCGTCGAAGCTGTTTGTAGCCTCTTTAACCGCTGCTAGAGGGATTCGGTAGCTTGAGTTAGAAGCTAAACTTGCAACAGTAGCTCCACTTGAGCCTGAAGCTGCTCCATTAGTAGACAAAGGAGTCCAAGTCTTTGAGTGATTACCTCCTCTTCGTTTCTTGAACAGTATAATGAAACCTCCAAAAGCCACTAAAACAAACAGAGAACCAACCGTTGCACCAACGATCAAACCAACATTCTTCTTCTTGGTTAAACCACCACCAGGAAGAAATGTCCCTGTACTAAGCTGACCTTTGGAGTTATTCATCTTCATGATCTCTAACCCGTTCAAAATCCCATTAGGGTAAACCCCGTGTATACTCGACCGACCAATGCTCACACGGATTCTATCACTCTTCTTTTCTGATACCGTCACAAAATCCATAACGTATGCAACGGCTAAAGCGTTGACTACATAAGAGCTTAGATCGAGATCCCTCACAACCATCATGGAGTCAACGTAAAGGTTGAAGTAGAGCTGGTTTAGCGACTTGCTCACGATATCGCAGAAATGGAACCGGAGAAAGTACTGAAACCCGGTTTCGACATCGAACACCCACGTCACGTTGAAATTGCTAGCCGGGTTAGATCCGGAGTTCATCTCGCTGCAAGTACCGTATACACTTTTAGGAGCAGTCTCCTCCGTTGCCAAACCGGGTTTATAATGAACGCTTGGAATCTTAGACACGTTCATAACTAGATTATTCTCGACTAGAAACTCAGAATCTGTCTTCCAAGTCCTCGAAAGAGTGTCGTTATCAGGTGTAACGCGCGGACCGCCCATGTTCACTCTATGAACCGTCTCGAGAGCTTGCAATGACAACTCGTTAAAGCTCCCGTGACTCCCCGCGAACGAAGGATCACCGCTGATCAATGTATCAGGAACCGAAACAACCTCGAGTGCGTTCACAAAGGCGAACGACTTACCGGAGGGAGTAAACGTGAGCTCAAGATGATCCGTGGGTACGTTCAGATAATACTCCTTCATAATAACTCTTGACGTCACGGTGAAATCACTCAAGAAGACATGTGTTTGGGACGAGACTGAGAATTTGGCTGACTCCATTTGAAAGGTTTGGTAATGAAAAGGACTGAAATGGAGACGAACCCAGTGACGGCCTGGAGCGACGGAGAATCTGTACTTGGAGATTCCGGTGAAGATTCTCGCCGTCTGGTAGATATCTGAAACAGAGTTGCGGTTACTTGCGGCGAGGGTTTCGCTGGTAGAGGTTAAGAGGGTATCAGAGATGAACACACGAGCGGTCACAGTGACATTGTTGGGTGATCCACAGTTGATGAGGTAATTATCCACAGGTACGTATCCATGGCAGAGGCAGAGTAGGCAAGTAATAGATGAAACCCAGATCAAAAATCCAAACTTTTCACCACCCATCTTCACAAAACCTAGATTCAAGGGATTCAGTATGAGCAAAATTAAGGTTTTTTTTTGTTTTAGCAAAGATGACAACTTAATGAAATTAACAACTACAGGGATGAACTTTTTTTAGTAACGGTCTGATAAAATGAAGCAGAAATATAACAGTACGTACCTTTAAGGCAAGAAATCCATGAGAGTGGTAAGAGTTGATCTCAAGATTTGCTTGAAAACTGTATATGGAGCTTAACACAGAGGTTCCATTAGAGAATAGAGATGTTTTTTTTTTTGTGAAAATATGAAAACATGAACTTTGTGTATATATTTAAGAATATATTAATTTAATATATGCATGTGTGTGTGTGTTGAAGCTAGCTAACAAACAAAAAATGAAAGAACTGAATTGAATTTGTCAGTAAGATTTTTCTGATGGCTGAAGACGACGAAATTTTCCACTCAAGTTTTTTACCAGAAAAAAAACTTGCAGAAAACGTAAGTTGGTACGTTACACTAGACCGCTTTTAATGTGTCAAGAAATAACAATATTTAACACTTTTTCCTCCTCCCGGTTTATTTTGGTTATTAATAATGATTATCATATCGTTTTCGTCTGTCTGCATCGTCACTCCTAATACACTCTATTAGCGCTACACTATCATAAAGTTGATCGATATATTGCTATTTTATTTTTTTCTGAAATAAAAATTAAGGTAGTGGATGTATGAACGAAAGTCAGCATATTTCGGGTATTGTGAATTTTCTCAACGCATATACCAAACTTTCGATCGTATTTATGAAGAAAGCACATGAAATGTTTCGGTTTCTGTTTATGGGATTCGGTAATAGATTCTCATTGAATATGCTATTCCATTTTTGTTCTGCTGGGAGGTTCAACACAAGTTTTTTTTACATAAACTTACAAAAGTCACTGTGTCAAAGCTTATCGATTGAAAATAAATGAAGAATGGCGACATTAACCACCCCCACTATTCGCCTACATGTAACATAACATATATTATAGTTTATGTGAACGGAGTGATAAGATCCCACCCACTATATTTTGATCAAAATAGCGGTAATATGATCCCACTATATATAATATTCCTTGCCAGTTGGGAATTTTGTAATATAATGCTTAGATATCAACCCAAAAAGACACTTATGGTGGACCTGGTGTGCCGATGAAAAAATGACACATTTAGTTCCGACACTGGAAAGTGGAACACAACACTTTTGTACATTTGTTTAATTTTACTTGAAGTGGCTGCCACTTTGATGGCTTTCTTTCGTGTGTTAATAGTATTATTGTAAAATATGGGTTTATTTTTTCTATTTTCAATAAAAGATGGTTACATGCCCAAGTTCTGATCAGGGATTGAAACAGTTGTCAAGTTAAGAGGACTGTATCTGTTTATGGCGATCGGGTTATGTTGCCATAGAAGAATGCATGCGACCTAGAGTACATCCAAGTTGAAGATATTTCATCCGAATTATTTAATTTTTCTTCAAGTAGATAGAGATACTTTGGCTAACTAAGTGATTGACTATGTCAAAACAAAAATTTACATCTTAAAATACCTTTCTTTTACAATTTTTTTTTTTGATAACCTTGAAGTGATTCCAAAGGCTTTCTAAGCCGAAAGATTAATCACTAAGAGATCCATAAAAATCCGAGTTTTTTTACCACACTTTTTTTTTTTCTTACCACACTTAAGGTATCTATGTGCAGAAGCTCCAGCTGAAACTCTTTTACCATTAGACCAAGACCACTAGGTTTCTTTTACAAACTTTGATAAGATTTCATCTTAACTGTTATGATTGAACTGCATTGAATGGACGGACGTAGTTTTCATGGTGTTGAAAATATCTAACGTCGATTTCATAGGGTTGGGTGATTTGGATTGTTTACTAAATCTAATACTAGCTAGCATTCATAAACAACGGTGGTAAGGTACGTAAATATCGAGTAACACACATCTTGTCGTTTTGTTTTATATCATAGTAGTAAGGGCATCGTGGTTTTATAACAAAAGTTACCGGAAGTTGACAACTCGAACGAAATTTAACCCCCCAAAAAAAGCCCCCAAAAAAACCCCCAAAAAAAGCATGGCCTGTTCGAATGGGCCCAAACAATGGTTCCGAAATTAAGGCATTTTTCCTACAGAAACACACTTCCTTGTTTAATGACTTACAAGGAAGACCTGCGCCGATTTATATAAAAATTATTTAAAAAATATCATATAGAAAAATAAAAATTTATATTATTTATCGAATTAATATTTTTGACCTTTAACAATTTTTAAAAAACATTTTTGTTAATTACATAATTTGTTTACTAATGAACTGATCTCATTTTTAAAAGTATTTTAGGTCAAAAAATCATTTATCATCTCAGGTCTACTATTTGGTTACAATGAAACTATGTCAGTTCGGTTTTACATCATGATTTAGCAATTTAAAAGTTAATTATGGTTATGAGAAGTTTATGTCCATGTGTCAATCCTATCTATCTTCAATATTTTTCTCATTTTTGTGTCGCTTTTCTCATTTTGGTTATTGCTCGATATAAATATTGATTTTTGAGTTTATTCT
It encodes:
- the LOC106318286 gene encoding probable receptor-like protein kinase At5g59700 — its product is MGGEKFGFLIWVSSITCLLCLCHGYVPVDNYLINCGSPNNVTVTARVFISDTLLTSTSETLAASNRNSVSDIYQTARIFTGISKYRFSVAPGRHWVRLHFSPFHYQTFQMESAKFSVSSQTHVFLSDFTVTSRVIMKEYYLNVPTDHLELTFTPSGKSFAFVNALEVVSVPDTLISGDPSFAGSHGSFNELSLQALETVHRVNMGGPRVTPDNDTLSRTWKTDSEFLVENNLVMNVSKIPSVHYKPGLATEETAPKSVYGTCSEMNSGSNPASNFNVTWVFDVETGFQYFLRFHFCDIVSKSLNQLYFNLYVDSMMVVRDLDLSSYVVNALAVAYVMDFVTVSEKKSDRIRVSIGRSSIHGVYPNGILNGLEIMKMNNSKGQLSTGTFLPGGGLTKKKNVGLIVGATVGSLFVLVAFGGFIILFKKRRGGNHSKTWTPLSTNGAASGSSGATVASLASNSSYRIPLAAVKEATNSFDENRAIGVGGFGRVYKGVLQDGTQVAVKRGNPKSQQGFAEFKTEIEMLSQFRHRHLVSLIGYCDENREMILVYEHMKNGTLKSHLYGSGLPTLSWKQRLEICIGSARGLHYLHTGDSKSVIHRDVKSANILLDENLMAKVADFGLSKTGPEIDQTHVSTAVKGSFGYLDPEYFRRQQLTEKSDVYSFGVVMFEVLCARPVIDPTLPREMVNLAEWAMKWQKKGQLEQVIDQSLRGEIVPDSLRKFGETGEKCLADYGVDRPSMGDVLWNLEYALQLQEAGVDCDQEDDNSTNMIGELPLRFNDYNNHGDTSVSVAIEGRFGEEEEESCGDDLSGVSMSKVFSQLVKSEGR